The Lolium rigidum isolate FL_2022 chromosome 2, APGP_CSIRO_Lrig_0.1, whole genome shotgun sequence genomic interval ATTCTATGTTCTCACACAATGTTTCACGAAAAATAAGTCATTTTTTGTGGCCTGTGTAGAAAAGACCATTTTCGgtgtttttgtcttttttacgcaGGCCACAAAAATGTCGTTTTTCCGCAAAACTTTGTGTGCGGACATAGAATGTCAGGATGGTACCTGGTTTTTTTAaagaattttttaatattttgaaatgcatttttcATAATAAGACCTATGaagccaaaacaccatgtccgTATAAGCACCATATCTAAATTTGAAGGTACATGTACTGTCATCTCTTGACAATTGTTTCTCAATATATGAACTAAAACCCTCAGTTTTAGGTTTTTACTAGATATTAGGTGGCTGTTTGGTACCaccagaaagaagaaaaaaaatctaagaagTTGAAGGAATTATAGAGGGATGGTGGGGATTGGGTGTATGTTCCATggaaaagaggaaggagaagtaTTTCATTTCCATTCACCTGGCAGTCACatatgaaatggatgaagggggaaattTAGCAACACTTGTTCCCGCAGGATCACTTGCAAGAAGAATACAGCTTCAAACTTTGACATGTCAATTTCTTTCTCATGAAAAATCAAGTTAACTCAAAGAATTTATCACCCAAATAGTTAATTTGTTACAACTTGCTACCCATACTCCCTTAAATAGCTAAGGGTTCCATGAAATGGTGTCAAATAACTAGCTACTCTGCAGAATGCACAGTGGTGCATTCAACTGGCAAAACAGTACTTTCTATAAAACATCTTAGGTTCTAAAGATAATACGAGAAACGGAATATCTAACCACAAGAACTTACAGTTCAAAAGCAAAAAAAGTAGATGCACAGAATGCTTCTTTACGAGCAATCCATTTTCTTTCTGCAACAATGGATGTAAGCTTTCCATTACAGAAGTAAATCCAAATCTGAAAGTAGTAGCAGAATATCATTGGGCAATAGTAGCATAAAAATGTTTGACCGATTTAAGAAAAGATATATTGCTCATGATTGCTTACTTTTCACGTTCCACTTTGGGATCACTTGTCCTTACAACAAGAATAACTATGGATAGTGCATCAACACGAATACTCTCTTCTGAATACTTTAGCGCAATTTGTAGCACAGCAGTGAAGAATGAAGGCCAGAATGTAGAAGGAAGAAACATATTTCCAATGCGAAGTCCATCTTCACTTCTTACTAGATTCTTCATGCCAGGTGCATTAAGCAACCTATTGGTACTCTCCATTTCCATGTTACTGTTAACATTCGTCCCAATAATAACATTGTTCCTAAGTTTACACTGAGGAAAATCGTATTAAAGTTCATAAGCATAGGAGCCTATGATTATAaagaagtaaaataaactaacaaAGTACCAACAAGGAAAAGGATATTTGACAAACAAAAAGGCAACCACGCCAACAAGGAAAAGGCCAATGGATCATTAGACATGACATTCATACAGAATCCAGTAAAACAGCTGTTCGACATTCACCTTGTCTTATACACTACTACTTTATTTTAATATTTAGTTGGTGATTTTTCCTACActcaccaccacaaattgttaatCACATAGCAGCTATCCTGGATACCAGAAATATATCCAATGAGGCAAAGCATACCTTTGGTTAGACTTGACTCCATGGGTTAGCAAGTTTTGCAAGATGCTATACAATATCCGCAGGGCCCTACCAACAACAACGACCTGAAAGGAGCAGGTAAAATACATGCATAAATGAGCTGGCCAGTTAAATTCAAGACTCGGAGTAGTTAAAAAGATGACTGTCTCACTTCAACATCGACAGGAAAAGCCAAGACAGCTTAACTGCAGCTATTAAAATATATATCTTTTAATTACTAATTCTTCAACTCAGTAGCAACTGTGTATCCAATCCTAACAAAGTCAACCTACAGTTGCGTTGTTGCATGGGCAAACTGCAGCTATTAAAACTAGCATTTTCCAGAGTCTACATAGTGTCAACTGGTGTGGTGAGACTTCTATTGTTCAATAAACAACAACCTAGGAGTATGAGGAAACCTGTGCTCAGAACTTGGTTTGGAAAACAACTATTGTGATGGTTCTTATTTATTCCTGCCGGTTCTGGTCCAGCTAGATTTTTTACGTCAAAAATGTCTAAGATGGAAACCAGTCAAAGCCTCAAAGGTAACTCAGTGTCCATCGACAATTACTTAAAATCAACCATTTCCTTCCCCAAAGTGACTACAAATAAAACAGAGAACTGCATTCCAATTATTCATGCTGTCAGTGTAACCAACTATGTTAAAAATCACTAATAACCTCATTAGTATTAGGTTGTATAGAGTGCTAAAGCTATTTTTTGTATGCCAGTGAAGAGGCACAATGGATGGTCATGGAAAAAATAAGCAACCTTGCTATGGAAATAAAGTGAGATAATAGGTTCTCACATTACCAACAACACACAGATTTAGCAATGCTTCAAGAAGAGTTTGTACAGGTACTGCGTCACTATTCACCTGCAGGAACAAAACAGAAAAAATATGAGATGTTATTTCAAATGAATATGTACTTCCATCAATCAAAATATAGGGTATGCTATATACAATGTATGTATGCAGTAATAAAAAGTAAAACTGCATATGTGTTGGGTATAGGGGAGAACACACTTATTTTACATCGACCAAAATAAACCCTACATTTGCGAACAAGACATTACAAAAAATGGCCCCTCTGTTTTAGGGAGGGACTAActtgataagaatttagaagaaaAGGCTAGTAGTAGCATTGATATATACATACAGATGTTGTGTAAACCCTTTATACAACAATGATACTACACAGCTAATATAAAAGAAATATACACATTTCTTACACTAGGTACTACAAAAACAACAAATGGGTGGACATAGTATTCCCTATTCAAACGTGACATTATTCTGGTGAAAGCAAATCTTGTACCACTCTTATCATTATATCACAGAGCAGCCAAATTGCAAAGCATTGTATGACAGGTTTTGGCATTAAAATAAAGTTCAAAAGCAAAGTAGCATTTCTCCCTTGAAAAGCACATATAGTGCGAGCTGCAATAGCAAAGAGAATAGGTGCTTTTGCATGACCATCACCTTGATGATAATATCATATACTTCTGATATAGCATTATGCATTGAGGAGCTCCCTTCAGAAGAGTTTTCACACTTGTCTGGCGATCTCGTAGACTGGAGAAGTGTCAACATTTCTTCCGAGCAAGAAGCAAGGATCTTCGAGATCAGACTCCTCCCCAGCATACTGTTAGCTGGCCTACCCCAGATTGCACAGAGGCTGCTAGAGATGTTATTTATTGGTACTTTCTTGTGCTCAAGATGTTCATCATTCACTGGAAGATCTGTTTGGACTCCTTTAGTCTTATTGTCCGTGCATTTGTTGCTTTTTAATTCAAGGTGTGCATTTTCCTCCAAATATGCTCCTGAGGTACTTGTTCCTGATCATTAAGAAATCACTTGTTTATTATATTAGAAGTCAGGAGATAAGAAAACACTCTCAGCTTCAAAAAGGTTTATAAATCTTAGTGCTACTATTAATAGTTCTTTGGTGTTTCAGTTCCAAGAAGTCAGATGCATCAATCAAATACGCTCGCTGAAACACAAACCATCTCGGGAAGAACAGAGGTCCTTATTTTTTCCATTCAACTTGTCTGCTCTCCTTGTGGATGTGCGACAAGAACCCCCAGCTTGCAAAGCCTCATCTGCAGGGGCATGATCAATATCCATCCTTGTACTGCAAATATCTTTGCTGAAACAGCCCCGGAATACACAAAAGAAAACAATGTTAATACAGTATCCAGCAAGCACTCAAATGCAGTACAGAAAGACATGTGAACCAACTACTGTTTTAAAAAGCCACTCCCTACTATCCAAGCTGGTTTAaggttatttaaaaaaaattgattcTTCACATAAAAACATGTTACATCAGCATCGTGATGTGCCAAGGGCATAAATAAATTATTAAAGAGAATAGCACTTACAGATTCGCCTTCTTCAAAATATGAATCTCTGCTTCTTTAGCCTCGATTTCGAGGTCTTTATTTTTCATGCCTTTCTTCAGCTCAGTGTTCTCGTTTTTCTGCAAGATCAATTCGCAACTTAAAACGAGAGCCAACTTCAATACTAGCCTTAGCTGCCATGAACATACACCAGTGCACATCCCAAACTAGGATCAAACAAGAGCATAATGCACTAAGCTCGAACCATTTTCGCAGCACGGGCACTGACAAATGATCAAAAAAACTAGTACAACTACTACTACATTATCGAATACCAATAGCAGGGCAGCCAGTGAGACGCGCACCATGTCGTTCATCTGCTTCAAGACACGCTCCAGCTCCCTCTGCATCTGCACCACCCAGCGACCGAGACCACGCGCGTCAGAAAACCAAGAAAGCACAGGCATACTAGCAAGGTTGTGAGTATCAGCAAAATGGCAATCTCACCTTGATCTCCTCGGCCGACTTGCTCTCCGCCGCCCTAGCTTGCCTCCCCCTGGGCAAGCTCTTGGCGCGGGCCTGGCTCGCCGCCGTCGGCAGCACGGTCCTGGCCCGGCCGGTACTCGAGGTCGCGGGGCCCATCGCCTCGATGATCTGGCACTCgctgtcctcctccgccgccgggcgCTGGGAGAGCTCGCGCGGAGGGGAGAAgccgccgccgctggccgccGCGCGCTGGGAGAGCTCGCGCGGAGGGGAGAAGAAATCGGGGGCGGGCGCGCGGGCCGCCGCGGGGGCGCGGGGGAGGGGGAAAGGAGAGGTGGGGATGCGGGGGAGGGGAGTGGCGGAGGCATGGGGCGCGGCGGGGACGCGGGAGAGGGGGGCGGaagaggtggtggcggtggtggtggtggaggaggaggaagggggccacgatgcggcggcggcgacggcggcggcggggaggtagTGGGTGACcggagctggagcaggagtggCGCTAgggttgcgggaggcggaggcctCCTCGGCGTCGCGGCAGATCGCGTCAAGCAACTGCGCGTTGTCATCGAACCAGTCGTCGTCGAAGTCGGCCATCCCCGGCTCGCCGGCGGCGGAAGCGGGATGGGGAGGGCGCGGCGGGGGCTGGTGGTGGTGGGGAAGAGAGAGAGGCAAGTGCAAGTGCGTGGGGTTTTGCTAGCAGCAAACCCTGATACTGTATCTGGCTCTCCAACTGAATATTAAAGAGAGAACACCCAAAATACCgctagttagggcatctccaacggggcgaccagaCAAAAAATCGgcacaacgcggggacgcaccgcaaatgcggatggccgcggcgtccgggacgacgcaaacccggctcaaatctgggctaggtttgcgtggccgcggatggcacgcggtgtccggtcgcgtccgggcggttgtcgcctcgtctcccttgggcccacccgtcggtgaccggggaggctattaaatgtggactggaggggatctgtccctccagtccagtccccactccactccccgagcgaaaccgccgccatgaccccgaagcgacggttcgctcccggagccaacgacgaggagacgagcgacggcccgccgtcctccgccggcgctgcggccatccggaggaaaccgaggcggcctccacatcggagaggccgcccgcggcggcgcgacaTTGCCGCAACTGCCTCCGCTGctgctcgagccgaagcccgagtccttggaggaggaccccgacctccgcgacgcgctgctcatctcggcggcggaggaggacgcgaaatggccgcacctccatgcggacattcgcacctccgagatggaggaagcggcccggcaggcggtggaggaagccgaggcctaGGAGTtgtacgcccaggcccgccaggtgcgacgggaggaggaggaagcggcgcggcgggaggaggccaggcgccgcgcggaggaggagcggcgcgaggagcggcggcggcggagaggccgGCGCCGCGCGGAGGAAGAGCGGCGCcgaaggccgggcgccgcgccgcgccgcgcggagagggagcagcgcctcagggaggaggcgctgctccgtgcgccgccacttcctcgggtggctccggacccccactccgcctgggaggaggccctgtggtctccgtggccggagtccccggcgcgctctgatgacccacaagtataggggatcgcaacagtcttcgagggaagtaaaacccaaatttattgattcgacacaaggggaggtaaagaatacttataagccttaacaactgagttgtcaattcagttgtactggaaaagcactagcaacacgggtgatgtgaaagtagcgagtggtatgagagcaatagtaatagtaacacggcagcggtaatagtgatatgagagcaatagcaccgtgaaaacagttgacatgtagaacaagtatatgatgatgaaagatggaccggggttcccagctatctacactagtggtaactctccaataacaagtgttgggtgaacaaattacggtcgggcaattgataggattgaaatagcattaagacagaatatcaagatcattaatcatgtaggcatgttttccaattatagtcgtacgtgctcgcaatgagaaacttgcacaacatcttttgtcctaccagcaggtggcagcacgggcctcaagggaaactacttggatattaaggtactccttttaatagagcaccggagcaaagcattaacactccgtgaaaacatgtgtccctcacatcaccgccatcccctccggttgtcccgatttctgtcacttcggggcctttggttccggacagtgacatgtgcatacaacttgtagatacaatctaagcaataagtataaagctcaaatctaagatcatggcactcgggccctagtgacaagcattaagcataacaagattgcagcaacaataacttcataaactttgtagatagacaatcataatgtaacaatccatcggatcccgacaaacacaacaccgattacatcggatgaatctcaatcatgtaaggcagctcatgagatcattgtattgaagtacatgggggagagaataccaactagctacagctagaacccgtagtccatgggggaactactcacggagcatgatggaggcggtggcgttgatggagatggcttcggggcacttccccgctccggcagggtgccggagcagaggttcgtcccccgaattggagtttcgcgatggcggcggcgccccggagtctttccggagtttcgtcaagtggtacggtgtttttaggtcgaaaggggttttataggcgaagaggcggcgcgagggggcacacggggcgccacaccacggccggcgcgggcccgggccaggccgcgccgccttatggtgtggtggccctgcggcccctctccgactcttcttcggtattctggatgcttccgggaaaaataggaggtttggtcttcgtttcgtcgaattcgagaatattgcccgaacagcctttccggaaccaaaaacgacagaaaacgagaaccggcaccgtggcatcttgttaataggttagttccggaaaatgcatgaaatcatcataaagtgcaagcaaaacatgtaagtattgtcataaaacaagcatggaacgacagaaattatggatacgtcggggacgtatcggcatccccaagcttagttcctgctcgtcccgagcaggtaaacgataaaaagaataatttacgtagtgacatgctacttacataaccttgatcatactattacaaagcatatgaaatgaatgaagtgactcaaagcaatgatctatagttgctaacaagtagataacatatagcaaaacttttcatgaagagtactttcaagacaagtatcaaaagtcttgcgcaagagttaactcataaagcaataagttcaaagtaaaggcatcgaagcaacacaaaggaagatataagtttcagcggttgctttcaacttgtaacatgcatatctcatggataattgtcaacacaaagtaatatgatgaatgcaaatatgcaagtatgtaagaatcaatgcacagttgacacaagtgtttgcttctaagatggaaggaagtaggtaaactgactcaacataaagtaaaagaatggccctttgcagagggaagcattgattgctgtatttgtgctagagctttggttttgaaaacatatagagagcataaaggtaaagttttgagaggtgtttgttgttgtcaacgaatggtagtgggcactctaaccccctcgccagacaaaccttcaagagcggctcccatgaattatttttatttttgggtagcACTCctgccaacctttctttcacaaaccatggctaaccgaatcctcgggtgcaccgccaacaatctcataccatgaaggagtgcccttttattttagttttattatgatgatgacactccccccaacctttgcttacacaagccatggctaaccgaatcctcgggtgccgtccaacaatcacataccatggaggagtgtctattttggttaattaatttgggactgggaatcccattgccggctctttttgcaaaattattggataagcggatgaagccactagtccattggtgaaagttgcccaacaagattgaaagataaacaccacatactttctcatgagctataaaacattgacacaaatcagagatgataaattttgaattgtttaaaggtagcactcaagcaatttactttggaatggcaggaaataccacatagtaggtaggtatggtggacacagatggcatagtttttggctcaaggttttggatgcacgagaagtattccctctcgagtacaaggcttaggatagcaaggttgtttgaagcaaacacaagtatgaactggtacagacaaaacttacataagaacatattgcaagcattataatactctacatctgtcttccttgttgctcaaacacttttactagaaaatatctagaccttaagagagatcaatcatgcaaaccaatttcaacaagctctacagtagttctccactaataggcttagactacatgaaaaaacttaatcatgatctacttgagagctcaaaacaattgccaagtgtcaaattacccaagacatgatgaggcattttctgttttcaaccaaatataaataagtgcaatagcttccaacttttatcattgaacattaaaagtaaaacgaaaaacacgagtgttcatatgaaaaagcggagcgtgtatctctcccacacaaagattgctaggatccgaatttattcaaacataaacaaaaataaaagcacacagacgctccaagtaaaacacatatgatgtgaccgaataaaaatatagtttcgtgggaggaactcgataagttgatgaagaaggggatgccttgggcatccccaagcttagacgcttgagtcttcttgaaatatgcagggatgaaccacggggcatccccaagcttagacttttcactcttcttgatcatatatcatcccctctcttgacccttgaaaacttccttcacaccaaacttctcataaacttcattagaggggttagtactcaaaaaatttgaatccaccttggtcctgtagtggcacattgcaagaactcaataaaacattagctacagccctctacgtctagaaaacctcgcttaaagtccacaagagacaatgcaaaaaacagagacagaatctgccaaaacaaaacagccagtaaagacgaattttaataaaatacttccgttgctcaaatcagaaaactcaaaactaatgaaagtttcgtacatatctgaggaacacgcacgtaaattggcatatttttctgagttacctacagggaaaacagcccagattcgtgacagatagaaatctgtttctgcgcagaaatccaaatctagtatcaaccttcgattagaggcttcatttggcacaacaaaacacaaaactaagataagaagaggtttctacagtagtaaacaacttccaagacacaaatataaaacaaagtactgtagcaaaataacacatgggttatctcccaagaagttgctttctttatagccgttaagatgggctcagcagttttaatgatgcactcgcagaaaatagtatttgaagcaaaagagagcatcaagaggcaaatccaaaacaagtttaagtctcacatgcttcctatgcataggaatcttgtacacaaataaattcatgaaaagcaaagtaacaagcataggaagatagaacaagtgtaacttaaaaaatttaagcacacagagaggtgtattagtaccatgaaaatttctaccaccatattttcctctctcataataattttcagtagcttcatgaacaaactcaacaatataactatcatatgcagcatacttttcatgattttcaaacacataatttttatcaagttcaagaatagtggaattaaaactttcaaacttacttttattaataatataacaaggtagttgatcaatctcaatagatatgggactcatagaataagtcaagaactctccaatctcattttcattagtagcacaattaatattatcaagtaacataggaccatcatctagagctttatcataaacatttgccaagcaaaattctttagtaccatgcatttcgacatcaggcacaaacaaagcattatcataagatttatcaaagtagcatgaattatcatagataacagtagcataatcattctcacaagtattactcataggtactatttcaagagaatccacaggaacataacatttaacctcttccggtaagcatggaggacaatcaaatagtgtaagagataaagagttactctcattagaaggttgacatgggtagctaatccattcttcctccttttgttcgtcgctctcctcttctttttcatccaatgagctttcaggttcatcaatttcctcctctttttcatccaatgagctttcgggttcatcaatttcttcttccatcggttcctgcaaattgtgagtgcattcttgtgcattaatgtgtctctctttataatcaaggatataaagattcctactgtagcattctatgcaagaattaaggatagtagagacataatctttaaggcccttacaaacaacacaagtttcataattctcaaccatgaaggattctatctcggaggctcccataaataagacaaattgttctacctcttcgaacccataatgaatatagcaattccgattatagttcttaataaaaaattcctcactaaagccacattgaaatttaagatgtttagtatcctgttgagagcaacagtttatatcatggcattcaagcaagattttagcaattgtattcaatttttctatcatagcactcattattttaccagttcttgattctctataattattatagcattctataagctccaagtaggttgttggttctcccataacagcagtttttaatttttcgatttttcaaatttttatggatttttgggtatatgaggaaagtaaaacaaaactgaaataaactagacaaaagtaaactaagcaaactaatactagacagaaataaactaagcacaaataaactagacaaaagtaaactagaaaaacaaaataaaataaaagtagagagagaggtagagtgtactccccggtgaacttatgagtagagctatgcctcccggcaacggcgccggaaaatagtcttgatgacccacaagtataggggatcgcaatggtcttcgagggaagtaaaacccaaatttattgattcgacacaaggggaggtaaagaatacttataagccttaacaaccgagttgtcaattcagctgtacctggaaaagcactagcaacgagggtgatgtgaaagtagcaagtggtatgaaagcaatagtaatagtaacacagcagcagtaatagtgatatgagagcaatagcaccggaaaacagattgacatgtagaacaagtatatgatgatgaaagatggaccggggttcccagctatctacactagtggtaactctccaataacaagtgttgggtgaacaaattacagtcgggcaattgataggattgaaatagcattaagacagaatatcaagatcattaatcatgtaggcatgttttccaattatagtcgtacgtgctcgcaatgagaaacttgcacaacatcttttgtcctaccagccggtggcagccggcctcaaggaaaactactggatattaaggtactccttttaatagagcaccggagcaaagcattaacactccgtgaaaacatgtgtccctcacatcaccgccatcccctccggttgtcccgatttctgtcacttcggggcctttggttccggacaatgacatgtgcatacaacttgtagatacaatctaagcaataagtataaagctcaaatctaagatcatggcactcgggccctagtgacaagcattaagcataacaagattgcagcaacaataacttcataaactttgtagatagacaatcataatgtaacaatccatcggatcccgacaaacacaacaccgattacatcggatgaatctcaatcatgtaaggcagctcatgagatcattgtattgaagtacatgggggagagaataccaactagctacagctagaacccgtagtccatgggggaactactcacggagcatgatggaggcggtggcgttgatggagatggcttccggggcacttccccgctccggcaggtgccggaacagagagttctgtccccgaattggagtttcgcgatggcggcggcgccccggagtctttctcggagtttcgtcaagtggtacggtgtttttaggtcgaaaggggttttataggcgaagaggcggcgcagggggcactcggggcgccacaccacgagccggcgcgggcccgagccaggccacgccgccttatggtgtggtggccctcaggcccctctccgactcttcttcggtgttctggatgcttccgggaaaaataggaggtttggtcttcgtttcgtcgaattccgagaatattgcccgaacagcctttcacggaaccaaaaacgagcagaaaacaggaaccggcactgtggcatcttgttaataggttagttccggaaaatgcatgaaatcatcataaagtgcaagcaaaacatgtaagtattgtcataaaacaagcatggaacgacagaaattatggatacgtcggggacgtatcacgctcgagccacaacagtgcctcgccgcccggggacgttgtcgacgccgacgacgaggccgacgacgcccacaggggctaggcggcgcaccggcggccaccgcaccGTCGACCAAACCCTAGCATAGggttttttagtttaaattttaaagcccatatagagggcatcttttgttagttatttgcccaaaatagggctatgtacaaatttgcccaaaatagggcatatgcttaatcaaatttcgtttaaatttgcattttaaattttgtttttctatttcttcgaatatgcgctgcgtccgcgcgttggacgcagcgtgcgacccaaacggacacgcggatgcgggacgctgtccgggtgtccgcgcggccatccaaacggcccaaaacggacgcccagcgcgtccgtttgggtcgccgggttggagatgcccttaaaccCGATTGCTAACTCCT includes:
- the LOC124689294 gene encoding protein SENSITIVE TO UV 2-like, which codes for MADFDDDWFDDNAQLLDAICRDAEEASASRNPSATPAPAPRAAASGGGFSPPRELSQRPAAEEDSECQIIEAMGPATSSTGRARTVLPTAASQARAKSLPRGRQARAAESKSAEEIKMQRELERVLKQMNDMKNENTELKKGMKNKDLEIEAKEAEIHILKKANLKDICSTRMDIDHAPADEALQAGGSCRTSTRRADKLNGKNKDLCSSRDGLCFSERTSTSGAYLEENAHLELKSNKCTDNKTKGVQTDLPVNDEHLEHKKVPINNISSSLCAIWGRPANSMLGRSLISKILASCSEEMLTLLQSTRSPDKCENSSEGSSSMHNAISEVYDIIIKVNSDAVPVQTLLEALLNLCVVGNVVVVGRALRILYSILQNLLTHGVKSNQRNNVIIGTNVNSNMEMESTNRLLNAPGMKNLVRSEDGLRIGNMFLPSTFWPSFFTAVLQIALKYSEESIRVDALSIVILVVRTSDPKVEREKFGFTSVMESLHPLLQKENGLLVKKHSVHLLFLLLNCPTMLKLLCNRGTDGPEVMEAVGSENDRSQQAISAVLQDLSECLTCEATSSLELKLCRLVVNLLAYIASSGKLGYQVLLDSVTANGSSFLELIMEVLASQMEQEVDFSTEAHELLKERYLLMREALILLNRLASHAMFSKPTLEVLVGSGNQCASLTIDTANRLPQRSKYPLRHLTELNPQMANDLAELAQKFRSRVYGFLEEQQHSKADRSSSSGLAKSLRLPPRVPR